One window from the genome of Leptospira kobayashii encodes:
- a CDS encoding TetR/AcrR family transcriptional regulator, with amino-acid sequence MKKANYHHGDLKNSIFKSCHKLLQKNKPQEISLRTVADMAGVSHTAIYRHFKDKEELLEVMASYGFERLARSQKKAFDHASNPKKGFVSLGLAYIKFALTNPNYYRLMFQTKTANPSQELRRSQIRSYSVLVSSCKNYLEYKNKKTNHREYAVMAWSLVHGYSNLLIETDFPKSEANSLKKNVLGLAEDILNQAIDSSL; translated from the coding sequence GTGAAAAAAGCAAACTACCATCACGGAGATTTAAAAAACAGTATTTTCAAATCCTGTCATAAATTATTACAAAAAAACAAACCTCAGGAGATCAGTTTGCGTACTGTTGCCGATATGGCAGGAGTTTCACACACTGCAATCTATCGCCATTTTAAAGACAAAGAGGAATTACTCGAAGTTATGGCGAGTTACGGTTTCGAACGACTTGCCAGAAGCCAAAAGAAAGCATTCGATCATGCCTCGAATCCCAAAAAAGGATTTGTTTCACTAGGGCTTGCATATATCAAATTCGCTTTGACCAATCCGAATTATTACCGACTTATGTTTCAAACAAAAACAGCAAACCCTTCTCAGGAATTAAGAAGATCTCAGATTCGTTCTTATTCCGTTTTGGTCAGTTCTTGCAAAAACTATCTCGAGTATAAAAATAAAAAAACAAACCATCGTGAATATGCGGTTATGGCCTGGTCCTTAGTTCATGGTTATTCCAATCTACTCATTGAAACCGATTTCCCAAAATCGGAAGCAAACTCTTTGAAAAAAAACGTTCTCGGTTTGGCCGAAGATATTCTAAACCAAGCAATTGATTCCAGTCTCTAA
- a CDS encoding pyrimidine/purine nucleoside phosphorylase encodes MDRFENVTILKKANIYYDGKVTSRTVIFPSGEKKTLGIMMPGDYEFGTDVKEIMEILAGDLEVLLPGSKDWIHFQGEGVFEVPAKEKFKLKVTKVTDYCCSYI; translated from the coding sequence ATGGATCGATTTGAAAATGTCACAATTTTAAAGAAAGCTAACATTTATTATGATGGTAAAGTTACAAGTAGAACGGTAATCTTCCCGTCCGGAGAGAAAAAAACCCTAGGTATTATGATGCCTGGAGATTATGAATTCGGTACGGATGTAAAAGAGATTATGGAGATATTGGCAGGCGATTTGGAAGTGCTTTTGCCGGGATCCAAAGATTGGATTCATTTCCAGGGAGAAGGGGTTTTTGAAGTTCCTGCCAAAGAGAAATTCAAGCTTAAGGTAACGAAAGTAACGGATTATTGTTGTTCATATATTTAA
- a CDS encoding AraC family transcriptional regulator, giving the protein MAKQTKDKLYPVWEYIENNLEVKFGLNQLAFFSNFSPWHFHRFFKKHQGENVQSYIKRLRIEKAAYELKISDFPILEIAMEAGYESNEAFTRAFKRFLGKTPSQFRNDSKQTKTNKGKTKLLFQSIGLDEREFRMKEIPEFRIAYVRHIGPYSSLPGPIPGSIEVKSILHFLNSIGSDPKDHKWIGISLDDPAISPENKIRFDLGVTVGTEHSPEDKLGIRTVSGGKYMQVRYRGSYTNLPFIYEFLLQEYIPAKKIRIRNIPPFEIYLNPIGGLSKKKITDIYIPVKS; this is encoded by the coding sequence ATGGCGAAACAGACAAAGGACAAATTATATCCTGTTTGGGAGTATATCGAAAACAATCTGGAAGTAAAATTTGGATTGAATCAACTGGCATTTTTTAGCAATTTCTCTCCTTGGCATTTCCATCGTTTTTTCAAAAAACACCAAGGCGAAAATGTACAAAGTTACATCAAAAGGCTAAGAATAGAAAAAGCCGCTTATGAATTGAAGATATCCGATTTTCCTATCTTGGAAATCGCCATGGAAGCAGGGTACGAATCAAACGAAGCTTTCACAAGGGCATTCAAACGTTTTCTGGGAAAAACCCCTTCACAATTTAGAAACGATTCGAAACAAACAAAAACTAATAAAGGCAAAACAAAATTGCTTTTCCAATCGATAGGACTCGATGAAAGAGAATTCCGAATGAAGGAAATTCCGGAATTTCGCATTGCTTACGTTCGTCATATAGGACCTTACTCAAGTTTACCGGGACCGATTCCCGGTTCTATTGAAGTAAAATCCATCCTTCATTTTCTAAATTCGATCGGAAGTGATCCCAAAGACCATAAATGGATAGGCATCTCTTTGGATGACCCCGCCATTTCACCGGAAAATAAAATTCGTTTTGATTTGGGAGTCACGGTAGGAACGGAACATTCTCCCGAAGACAAATTAGGAATACGAACCGTATCAGGCGGAAAGTATATGCAAGTCAGATATAGAGGAAGCTATACAAACCTTCCTTTCATTTACGAATTCCTACTACAAGAATATATCCCGGCAAAGAAAATAAGGATTAGGAATATCCCCCCTTTCGAAATCTATCTGAATCCGATAGGAGGGTTATCAAAGAAAAAAATCACCGATATCTATATTCCCGTAAAAAGTTAA
- a CDS encoding PaaI family thioesterase yields MSENQDVGKILKEISDGFNAGGRKVTVPPPSFIDMDGKMESYVKNKSIIVSFPVKENQTNPMGMMQGGYIAAAFDNAFGPLSYLVAKKPTTTIDMNIQYIRGVETKQTVFVEAKIEAKGFSTIHMTAEMRTEKGKLLATATTNLLILRIPTGVTEA; encoded by the coding sequence ATGTCCGAAAATCAAGATGTCGGTAAAATTTTAAAAGAGATTAGTGACGGTTTCAATGCCGGCGGTAGAAAGGTTACGGTTCCTCCTCCTTCCTTTATCGATATGGATGGAAAGATGGAATCATATGTTAAAAACAAAAGCATCATTGTTTCTTTTCCCGTAAAAGAAAATCAAACCAATCCTATGGGAATGATGCAGGGCGGATATATTGCAGCTGCATTTGATAATGCATTCGGTCCTCTCAGCTATTTGGTGGCTAAAAAACCGACTACAACCATCGATATGAATATTCAGTATATTCGCGGAGTAGAAACGAAGCAGACTGTTTTTGTGGAAGCAAAGATAGAGGCGAAAGGGTTTTCCACTATCCATATGACAGCAGAGATGCGAACCGAGAAAGGAAAGCTTTTGGCGACTGCAACTACCAACCTGCTGATATTAAGAATACCAACAGGCGTAACCGAAGCTTAA
- a CDS encoding ABC transporter ATP-binding protein: MIKDGIIAENIIKSFGTPPQQILKNISIEIELGEFVALVGKSGSGKSTLLYILSGLDNPTYGKNFLGGYDLTSIDDASIHRLRNQAIGFVFQFHYLLPELSALENITMPARKRNLHKQAEEYALHLMEEFSLSHCKDKFPSQMSGGEQQRVAIARALIQKPKFLFADEPTGNLDTSNGDKVIDIFRKINKEEGTTIMFVTHDMDYAKAAKKRVHLQDGEILKID; the protein is encoded by the coding sequence ATGATCAAAGACGGAATTATTGCGGAAAATATCATTAAATCCTTCGGAACTCCACCCCAACAAATATTGAAAAATATTTCGATCGAAATCGAATTGGGCGAATTCGTTGCTTTGGTCGGAAAATCCGGATCTGGCAAGTCGACATTATTATATATACTTAGCGGATTGGATAATCCTACCTATGGAAAAAATTTTTTAGGAGGCTATGATTTAACCTCAATTGATGATGCTTCCATACATCGACTTCGAAATCAAGCTATCGGATTTGTTTTTCAGTTTCACTATCTTTTGCCGGAATTAAGTGCACTTGAAAATATTACTATGCCGGCTAGAAAACGGAATCTACATAAACAGGCGGAAGAGTATGCACTTCATCTTATGGAAGAATTCTCTCTTTCTCACTGTAAGGATAAATTTCCCAGTCAAATGTCGGGCGGAGAGCAACAAAGGGTAGCGATCGCAAGAGCATTGATTCAAAAACCTAAATTCCTTTTCGCAGACGAACCCACAGGGAACCTAGATACATCCAATGGAGACAAGGTAATTGATATTTTCAGAAAAATCAATAAGGAGGAAGGTACGACCATTATGTTTGTTACACATGACATGGACTATGCGAAAGCAGCAAAAAAGAGAGTTCACCTCCAAGATGGAGAAATTTTAAAAATCGATTAA
- a CDS encoding VOC family protein: MNPISIQKGIITKKLEESKKFYSQWLGMEVKFETDWFILMCLSKKPDFELAFMLPDQKNLRKDYFQRPYQNQGVWLIFETENVKNFYDECKKQKAPIDLELIEEEWGDIHFTMLDPNGIGIDIVQLRT, from the coding sequence ATGAATCCAATCAGCATTCAAAAAGGAATCATTACCAAGAAATTAGAAGAATCAAAAAAGTTTTACAGTCAGTGGTTAGGCATGGAAGTAAAGTTTGAAACCGATTGGTTTATACTTATGTGCCTTTCCAAGAAACCCGATTTCGAATTGGCTTTTATGTTACCGGACCAAAAGAACTTACGCAAAGATTACTTTCAAAGACCTTACCAAAATCAAGGGGTCTGGCTTATCTTTGAAACTGAAAATGTAAAAAATTTTTATGACGAGTGCAAAAAACAAAAAGCTCCCATCGACTTGGAATTGATCGAAGAGGAATGGGGAGATATTCATTTTACCATGTTGGATCCTAACGGAATTGGAATCGACATAGTACAATTACGCACTTAA
- a CDS encoding ArnT family glycosyltransferase, with protein sequence MITFFIWVVSFFAFLPALDDPSSFFPQGDEIMHIRTIRESLTTGHWVLPQVSGFPNPYKPPLLFWLGIASDRLFGISFFAERLVSAALGASSATLIYLLSKMFHSSGKMSLILATSFAFSFGTWKFSRLVMMEEAMVFFFLLYIYLFLKYDLSKKYSYFLAANFILGIGYLLKGPIIIIYGAIVILSFFSVDFLRNRKGKFQLEYANLLHYIKLIPGFSFALLAPTAWTFYLYFFNENGKDLIKFFFVAENVGKFNVANQSALRILGGWILYSLPFTVTFLFGLIEMVKTRISSPRQRTGRALLISLFLLSLLHLLPSRKDPYYVLPFLSVLFFLPSIYFSSEEWLEKINSIANKFFIGTIIVLALFANLYFGNITLFAISLATLCLMIYFWKIHSSQGVFFINLTIIPMVAFSILQPLQDPRIEDYLTDTSINKLCVVSENPWAAMEMANRMPKIDVIYSPPSSAKTVCEESDFPLLIFSDFFEPEATYDQTHQWFFWQVHREYETKEIFELIQDPKSVRFKHPVRFFRRKPV encoded by the coding sequence ATGATAACTTTTTTTATCTGGGTTGTTTCTTTTTTTGCATTTTTGCCGGCTCTTGACGACCCTTCTTCCTTTTTCCCACAAGGCGACGAAATCATGCACATTCGTACAATTCGAGAGAGCCTAACAACCGGTCACTGGGTTTTGCCTCAGGTTTCCGGGTTTCCGAATCCCTACAAGCCACCGCTATTGTTTTGGTTGGGCATTGCCTCCGATCGGTTATTTGGTATTAGTTTTTTTGCCGAAAGATTGGTTTCTGCGGCATTGGGTGCTAGTTCAGCGACTTTGATTTATCTCTTATCAAAGATGTTTCATTCTTCCGGAAAGATGAGTTTGATTTTAGCGACCAGTTTTGCATTTTCTTTCGGAACTTGGAAATTCTCACGACTGGTAATGATGGAAGAAGCCATGGTATTCTTCTTTCTCCTCTATATCTATCTTTTCTTAAAATACGACTTAAGTAAAAAGTATTCCTATTTTCTTGCGGCGAATTTCATATTAGGAATCGGATATTTACTCAAAGGCCCTATTATAATCATTTACGGCGCAATTGTAATATTAAGTTTCTTTTCGGTCGACTTTTTGAGAAACCGAAAAGGTAAATTCCAATTGGAATACGCGAATTTACTTCACTACATAAAATTAATTCCCGGATTTTCATTCGCACTATTAGCGCCTACCGCTTGGACTTTCTATCTATACTTCTTCAATGAAAACGGGAAAGATCTTATTAAGTTCTTCTTTGTTGCAGAGAATGTCGGGAAATTCAATGTCGCAAATCAATCAGCTTTACGGATATTAGGCGGATGGATTTTGTATTCACTTCCCTTCACTGTAACCTTTTTATTCGGTCTTATAGAGATGGTAAAAACAAGAATCTCTTCTCCGAGACAAAGAACCGGCCGCGCATTACTCATTTCCTTATTTTTACTGAGTTTGCTCCATCTATTACCCAGTAGAAAAGACCCCTACTACGTCTTACCTTTTTTAAGTGTTCTGTTTTTTCTCCCGAGCATTTACTTCAGTTCCGAAGAATGGTTAGAAAAAATAAACTCGATTGCAAACAAATTTTTTATAGGGACGATCATAGTTCTCGCTCTATTTGCAAATTTATATTTCGGGAATATTACACTCTTCGCAATCAGCTTGGCAACATTATGCCTGATGATTTATTTTTGGAAAATTCATTCTTCACAAGGGGTCTTTTTCATAAATCTCACCATTATTCCTATGGTTGCATTTTCCATTTTACAACCGTTACAAGACCCAAGGATTGAAGATTACCTTACTGATACCTCAATCAATAAACTTTGTGTCGTAAGTGAGAACCCTTGGGCCGCCATGGAAATGGCAAATAGAATGCCAAAGATAGATGTTATCTACTCTCCTCCCAGTTCGGCAAAAACCGTCTGTGAAGAATCCGATTTCCCTCTTCTGATCTTTTCCGATTTCTTTGAACCGGAAGCGACCTATGACCAAACACATCAATGGTTCTTCTGGCAAGTTCATAGAGAGTATGAAACAAAAGAAATTTTCGAATTAATTCAAGATCCGAAATCAGTCCGTTTTAAACATCCTGTTCGATTTTTTAGGAGAAAACCTGTATGA
- a CDS encoding CDGSH iron-sulfur domain-containing protein, giving the protein MSYPRIAQKSPYMISMKEGEKKAWCSCGASSTQPFCDGSHSRENTGMKPVIFKCQMTEEVFLCGCKQTKNPPYCDGTHNSL; this is encoded by the coding sequence ATGTCTTATCCCAGAATCGCTCAAAAAAGCCCCTATATGATTTCGATGAAGGAAGGTGAAAAAAAGGCATGGTGTAGTTGCGGTGCATCTTCGACACAACCTTTCTGCGACGGATCACACTCCAGAGAAAACACCGGAATGAAGCCTGTTATCTTCAAATGTCAAATGACGGAAGAAGTATTTCTTTGCGGATGCAAACAAACAAAAAATCCACCTTATTGCGATGGCACTCATAATTCATTATAA
- a CDS encoding TetR/AcrR family transcriptional regulator: protein MPRTKEQNEEIRKESIRIIEKAALNLFSEKGFEGASIADIARKTGVSKALVFRYFPKKEALLESIIKREREALSSLIESVQFIQSPRERFIRWVDFLFSHLFSNSKEMKLLFSLFLHCESAVGLKKILAKNWSSLESLVIQEQKIIKGYTGNDDEDEAYLFRYLVQGVIIEYLLDEDREHLTRGKKLVLAVFENKIQSRKNM from the coding sequence ATGCCTAGGACTAAAGAGCAAAACGAAGAAATTCGTAAGGAATCCATTAGGATCATTGAGAAAGCGGCACTCAATTTATTTTCTGAGAAAGGATTTGAAGGCGCGTCCATTGCGGATATTGCAAGAAAAACCGGAGTTTCCAAGGCTTTGGTGTTTCGTTATTTCCCGAAAAAAGAAGCTCTTTTGGAATCAATCATCAAACGGGAAAGAGAAGCACTTTCTTCTTTGATCGAATCCGTTCAGTTTATCCAGTCTCCTCGTGAAAGATTCATTAGGTGGGTGGACTTTCTGTTCTCTCATTTGTTTTCCAATTCGAAGGAAATGAAATTATTGTTTTCTTTGTTTTTGCATTGCGAATCCGCAGTCGGATTGAAAAAGATTTTGGCAAAGAATTGGTCCAGTTTGGAATCTCTGGTAATTCAGGAGCAGAAAATCATTAAAGGTTATACCGGAAATGATGATGAGGATGAAGCCTATCTTTTCAGATACTTGGTACAAGGAGTAATTATTGAATATTTGTTAGATGAAGATAGGGAACATTTGACCCGGGGTAAAAAATTGGTTTTAGCTGTATTTGAAAATAAAATACAATCCAGGAAAAACATGTAA
- a CDS encoding TetR/AcrR family transcriptional regulator has translation MTKVDNKKQIAREKSIERIRNSAIHLFSKNGFSATTMEMIAKHAKVSKGLAYNYFKSKNQIFESILNDYLSKQEALNAGISTNQAAVDYLRELFQKTLEFLVQERKTLILLTICKFQPNSLILSKKMTENIEKRFAPYHEAMKDRFKKLGIADPELELLYVKTFFHGLIMSQCTDSDIYPKHQIVEIFLSRYTGK, from the coding sequence ATGACAAAGGTTGATAATAAAAAGCAGATAGCTCGGGAGAAGTCAATCGAGAGGATTAGAAACTCTGCGATTCACCTATTCTCTAAAAACGGGTTTTCTGCAACCACGATGGAAATGATCGCAAAACACGCGAAAGTCTCCAAAGGCCTTGCCTATAATTACTTCAAAAGCAAAAATCAAATTTTCGAATCCATTTTAAACGATTATCTCTCCAAACAAGAGGCTTTGAACGCCGGAATTTCAACAAATCAAGCGGCAGTGGATTATCTACGGGAATTGTTTCAAAAAACACTCGAGTTCTTAGTACAAGAACGCAAAACTTTGATTTTATTAACAATTTGCAAATTTCAGCCGAATTCTTTGATTCTTTCCAAAAAAATGACTGAAAATATCGAAAAACGTTTCGCCCCTTACCACGAAGCGATGAAAGATCGATTCAAAAAATTAGGGATCGCTGATCCCGAATTGGAACTGTTATATGTAAAAACATTCTTCCACGGCCTTATTATGAGCCAGTGCACCGACAGCGACATATATCCGAAGCACCAAATCGTAGAAATCTTCCTCTCCCGCTACACAGGGAAATAA
- a CDS encoding efflux RND transporter periplasmic adaptor subunit — MGYSLIPFNKKTIHINRGSIVEAVYALGTVKPGQVYSLKFGIAASVRELFIEEGQTVNQGAPLLSNDSGIIFKAPFSGTITNLNLSKNEIVMPGIPILDLINMQKSYISVSLDQESALRVKPKQKVQLSFESLRGHVYKGEVERIYPSHGQFLVRIIAPELPEGILAEMTTDVAIEVSKKENVILVPLISVDKGKVIRIRNGKQEKIEIKLGAINSEFGELIVGDLSEADEVLAYRK; from the coding sequence TTGGGTTATTCATTAATTCCATTTAATAAAAAAACAATTCATATCAATAGAGGTTCGATCGTAGAAGCTGTATATGCTTTAGGTACGGTCAAACCCGGACAAGTTTATTCATTAAAATTTGGAATTGCGGCTTCTGTAAGAGAGCTGTTTATTGAAGAAGGGCAAACTGTGAATCAAGGAGCTCCGCTTCTTAGCAATGATTCCGGCATTATTTTTAAAGCACCTTTTTCCGGAACAATTACCAATTTGAATCTTTCCAAAAACGAGATAGTTATGCCGGGGATTCCTATTTTAGATCTTATTAATATGCAAAAATCCTATATTTCGGTTTCGCTTGACCAGGAATCCGCTCTCAGAGTGAAACCAAAACAAAAGGTTCAATTGAGTTTCGAATCGTTGCGTGGACATGTATATAAGGGTGAAGTGGAGAGGATTTATCCGTCTCACGGCCAATTCTTAGTTAGGATTATAGCACCCGAGTTACCGGAAGGAATTCTGGCAGAGATGACAACTGATGTAGCTATCGAAGTGAGTAAGAAAGAGAATGTCATTCTTGTTCCGCTTATTTCAGTAGATAAAGGTAAGGTAATCAGAATCAGAAATGGCAAACAGGAAAAAATCGAGATTAAGTTGGGAGCCATCAATTCGGAGTTTGGCGAGTTGATTGTCGGTGATCTGTCTGAAGCTGATGAAGTGTTAGCATACAGAAAATAA
- a CDS encoding ABC transporter permease codes for MVFLAIRQIFSRPQQTILTIIGIMLGTAGYVMFSGIMLGFQTVITEQLINSDGQIKISPRDEIISEKTFEDIFFEGYQVRWLSPPSGRTDSSRLTNVPGWMEKLSLDPRVLAYTPQLTREVIYSHGKSSSPARIIGIDPLRQANVTNLEDYLVQGKLKDLNTGGSLGIIGDGILTKLGAKVGDTINVITPLGTSNPLRVVGILRTGNRLVDDVSSYASIASVQNITQSSGEISQIVVKIADIREAASIADEWSFYSKDKVESWDQANESILSVFKTQDIVRNSTTFTIILVVAFGIYNILNMVVNQKKKEVAILRSIGFDGRDTIILFLIQGIILGTVGAIIGLALGAFGCYMIEGIPLGSSKGEIKAVIRTMQISWSVSIYIKAFLIAITSASIASFIPARMASHLSPVEIIRGAV; via the coding sequence ATGGTTTTTTTAGCGATTAGACAAATCTTTTCCAGACCACAGCAGACGATTCTGACGATTATCGGGATTATGCTCGGAACAGCAGGATATGTTATGTTTTCCGGAATTATGCTAGGATTCCAAACGGTGATTACGGAACAATTGATCAATTCTGATGGCCAGATCAAAATTTCTCCTAGAGACGAGATCATATCTGAAAAAACATTCGAAGATATTTTTTTTGAAGGTTATCAGGTTCGTTGGCTTTCCCCACCTTCCGGAAGAACCGACAGCTCTCGTCTAACGAATGTTCCTGGGTGGATGGAGAAATTAAGCCTGGACCCGAGAGTGCTTGCTTACACACCGCAACTTACTCGTGAGGTTATTTACTCTCATGGTAAATCTTCTTCTCCCGCGAGAATCATTGGTATTGATCCTCTTCGTCAAGCGAACGTAACAAATTTGGAAGATTATCTGGTTCAAGGTAAGCTAAAGGATTTAAATACGGGAGGCTCGCTCGGAATCATTGGAGACGGAATTCTGACAAAACTGGGTGCAAAAGTAGGAGATACAATCAATGTGATTACCCCTTTGGGGACTTCAAATCCGTTGAGAGTTGTCGGAATATTGAGGACAGGCAACCGGTTGGTAGATGATGTTTCGTCTTATGCATCGATTGCATCTGTCCAAAATATTACCCAGTCCAGTGGCGAAATTTCGCAGATAGTTGTGAAAATTGCGGATATTCGGGAAGCAGCTTCCATTGCAGACGAATGGTCTTTCTATAGTAAAGACAAAGTAGAAAGTTGGGATCAGGCAAATGAGAGTATTTTGTCCGTTTTCAAAACGCAGGATATTGTTAGGAATTCAACTACTTTTACAATCATACTCGTAGTTGCTTTTGGAATATACAATATTTTGAATATGGTTGTGAATCAGAAAAAGAAAGAAGTAGCGATATTAAGATCCATCGGATTTGACGGCCGTGATACGATCATATTATTTTTAATTCAAGGTATCATTCTAGGGACAGTAGGAGCGATTATCGGTCTTGCGTTGGGTGCTTTTGGCTGTTATATGATCGAAGGTATTCCACTCGGTTCATCCAAAGGTGAAATAAAGGCTGTCATTCGAACCATGCAAATTTCATGGAGTGTTTCCATATATATTAAAGCATTTTTAATTGCGATAACAAGTGCAAGTATTGCGAGTTTTATTCCCGCAAGAATGGCTAGCCATCTTTCCCCTGTGGAAATCATTCGAGGTGCGGTATGA
- a CDS encoding PAS domain-containing sensor histidine kinase, with protein sequence MNIDPKTIIIINLIGSFCTGLGLYFASRGQLGRLKEVRNWAFATLIQCAGWLVYGVLRNILPYHLSLIVGNLLLTFSLLYYYNIILVFFRKKSIWKISFVILLFELIALLLLVIDDSPQSYKVSLVSLIGCVPLLGSAYEIFKTKAHRSKSNVYTGVLFSILGSFLIFRSIYYLTGDIKPDESIFWKSAIQDITFLLFYLMSVMLTFGFILMCIDRFVNEQINDEKKYRLLAENSSDVIWVYNLNLRRLTYISPSVYQLRGFTVEEAIKETIEIGLTKESAERIKSILQERIEKFESEGFVSSSYLDEFQQPCKDGRIIWVEAVTSIRKAEDGSLEVLGVSRNIDKRKKAEQEIQTYLSELKELNSTKDKFLSIIAHDLKGPVGGMNTFIKIILEELEVQPLKKTREELLLLEESTKDVLSLLENLLTWARAQQKGGLNFEPELQSLYATVATCLQVFTSIAENKKITLENKILANEVVFADEKMLQTIIRNILGNSIKYSKENGNVTISARNFYEFTEICIKDNGIGMSEKTASKLFRLDAKQASLPGTKGERGTGLGLILCKELIDKHGGRIRVESEEGRGSAFYFTLPKNRN encoded by the coding sequence ATGAATATTGATCCTAAAACAATCATAATCATCAATCTTATAGGATCGTTTTGTACGGGATTAGGACTTTATTTTGCTTCCAGAGGACAGCTAGGACGGCTCAAGGAAGTAAGGAACTGGGCTTTTGCAACATTAATCCAATGTGCCGGATGGTTAGTCTACGGGGTTCTCCGAAACATCCTTCCTTATCATCTGTCTCTTATTGTGGGAAATCTACTCCTAACATTTTCACTTCTCTATTATTATAATATCATATTGGTTTTTTTCAGAAAAAAATCAATATGGAAGATAAGCTTTGTAATATTACTTTTCGAATTAATTGCTCTTCTATTGCTCGTAATCGATGATTCTCCACAAAGCTACAAAGTTTCTTTAGTATCGTTGATTGGATGCGTCCCTCTTTTAGGTAGTGCCTATGAGATATTTAAAACCAAAGCCCATCGAAGCAAAAGCAATGTATATACCGGAGTACTTTTTTCAATCCTCGGGTCTTTTCTGATTTTCAGATCCATTTATTATCTAACAGGAGATATCAAGCCGGATGAAAGTATATTCTGGAAGAGTGCAATTCAGGATATTACATTTTTATTATTCTACTTAATGTCCGTTATGCTTACATTCGGGTTTATACTTATGTGTATTGATCGGTTTGTAAACGAGCAAATCAATGACGAGAAAAAATACAGATTGCTCGCTGAAAATAGTTCGGATGTTATTTGGGTGTACAATCTGAATCTAAGAAGGCTCACATATATAAGTCCTTCCGTATACCAGCTAAGAGGATTCACCGTTGAAGAAGCTATCAAAGAAACTATCGAAATAGGCCTCACAAAAGAATCGGCAGAAAGAATTAAGTCCATTTTACAAGAGAGAATCGAAAAATTCGAATCCGAGGGATTTGTATCTTCGTCTTATTTGGATGAATTCCAACAACCTTGTAAAGACGGTAGAATCATCTGGGTGGAAGCGGTCACGAGCATTCGAAAAGCGGAAGACGGATCGCTTGAAGTATTAGGAGTATCGCGCAACATAGATAAACGAAAAAAAGCGGAACAGGAAATTCAAACATATCTATCCGAATTGAAAGAATTAAATTCCACGAAGGATAAATTTTTATCCATCATTGCCCATGATCTTAAAGGTCCGGTCGGAGGAATGAATACATTCATTAAGATAATATTGGAAGAACTGGAAGTTCAACCTCTCAAAAAAACAAGAGAAGAGCTATTACTTTTGGAAGAATCGACAAAGGATGTTCTATCGCTCTTGGAAAACCTTCTAACATGGGCTAGAGCACAACAAAAGGGCGGATTGAATTTCGAACCAGAACTCCAATCTTTATATGCGACCGTTGCCACATGCCTTCAAGTCTTCACATCAATTGCGGAAAATAAAAAAATCACTTTGGAAAACAAAATATTAGCGAACGAAGTGGTATTTGCAGATGAAAAAATGCTTCAAACCATCATTCGTAATATTTTAGGCAACTCAATCAAGTATTCAAAAGAAAATGGCAATGTGACGATTTCAGCAAGAAATTTCTATGAGTTTACCGAGATTTGCATCAAAGATAACGGAATCGGCATGTCCGAAAAAACCGCATCGAAGCTTTTTAGGTTGGATGCAAAACAAGCGAGTCTTCCCGGAACAAAGGGAGAAAGAGGAACAGGCTTAGGGCTTATTTTATGCAAAGAATTAATAGACAAACATGGAGGTAGGATTCGGGTCGAAAGTGAAGAAGGCCGAGGTTCGGCATTTTATTTCACATTACCTAAAAATAGAAACTAA